From one Acidimicrobiales bacterium genomic stretch:
- a CDS encoding metal ABC transporter permease: MNPFEFEFMQRALVACTLTAGVAPLVGSFIVQRGQSLIGDGMGHVAFAGVGLAFLVGAEPLLGALACSVVAGLLLIRMSRAGLAGDLAIALIFYGGIALGYLLSARAGAGQTRLVGVLFGSPLNLSWGRVWLIAVLAAAVVALTAVLYPRLVALAFNEEAARVSGVATDRIVLALTLMVSLVVVAGMSSIGLLLIAAMMVVPVAAAAQLASSYRGTLVTASAVGSSSAVAGLSVAHYLDYSPGSAIVLTAIAAYLAAAGAGAGARRLRLHRVARSAPAP, translated from the coding sequence GTGAACCCGTTCGAGTTCGAGTTCATGCAGCGGGCGCTGGTGGCGTGCACGCTGACGGCGGGCGTCGCCCCTCTCGTCGGCAGCTTCATCGTCCAGCGGGGGCAGTCGCTCATCGGCGACGGGATGGGCCATGTCGCCTTCGCCGGGGTGGGCCTGGCCTTCCTGGTCGGCGCCGAGCCGCTTCTCGGTGCGCTGGCGTGCAGCGTCGTCGCCGGCCTGCTCCTGATCCGCATGTCCCGGGCCGGGCTCGCCGGCGACCTCGCCATCGCCTTGATCTTCTACGGGGGGATCGCCCTGGGGTACCTCCTCTCGGCGCGAGCGGGCGCCGGCCAGACGCGCCTCGTCGGCGTGCTGTTCGGAAGCCCGCTCAACCTGAGCTGGGGGCGGGTGTGGCTCATCGCCGTCCTGGCCGCCGCGGTGGTGGCCCTCACCGCGGTCCTCTATCCCCGCCTCGTCGCCCTGGCCTTCAACGAGGAAGCGGCCCGGGTGTCGGGCGTCGCCACCGACCGGATCGTCCTGGCCCTGACCCTGATGGTCTCGCTCGTGGTCGTCGCCGGGATGTCGTCGATCGGCCTGCTGCTCATCGCCGCCATGATGGTCGTACCCGTGGCCGCCGCCGCCCAGCTGGCCTCCAGCTACCGGGGCACGCTCGTCACCGCGTCCGCCGTCGGGTCCTCCAGTGCCGTGGCCGGGCTGTCGGTCGCGCACTACCTCGACTACAGCCCCGGCTCCGCCATCGTGCTCACCGCCATCGCCGCCTACCTGGCGGCGGCGGGGGCCGGAGCCGGCGCCCGCCGGCTGCGCCTGCATCGCGTGGCCCGGTCTGCGCCTGCGCCCTGA
- a CDS encoding metal ABC transporter ATP-binding protein → MPAPRPVLELDAVTFAYGAVAVVRDVSLSVHKGECVAVVGPNGAGKTTILRLSLGLLRPDRGSVRLFGVATGSFRQWWQLGYVPQRAVASSALPLSVEEVVRSGLAGTRRAVRRGSATRERLEHVLDLMGLADVRRRRVSEVSGGQQQRALIARALVTAPQLLVLDEPTTGVDAAARAVLRQSLEHLVRVEGMAVVYVSHDPGAFTGLADRVLAVDDGQLVDVSAPVAPAAVRHAAAT, encoded by the coding sequence GTGCCTGCGCCGCGCCCGGTCCTCGAGCTCGACGCCGTCACGTTCGCCTACGGGGCCGTTGCGGTGGTGCGGGACGTGTCGCTGTCCGTCCACAAGGGCGAGTGCGTCGCCGTCGTCGGCCCCAACGGCGCGGGGAAGACCACGATCCTGCGCCTGAGCCTCGGCCTGCTCCGCCCCGACCGCGGGAGCGTGCGCCTCTTCGGCGTGGCCACGGGATCGTTCCGGCAGTGGTGGCAGCTGGGGTACGTCCCCCAGCGGGCGGTCGCGTCTTCGGCGCTGCCGCTGAGCGTCGAGGAGGTGGTTCGCAGCGGGCTGGCGGGCACCAGGCGCGCCGTGCGGCGGGGAAGCGCCACGCGCGAGCGCCTCGAGCACGTCCTGGACCTCATGGGCCTCGCCGACGTCAGGCGCCGGCGGGTGTCGGAGGTCTCGGGCGGCCAGCAGCAACGGGCCCTGATCGCCCGCGCTCTGGTGACCGCTCCGCAGCTGTTGGTGCTGGACGAGCCGACGACCGGAGTCGACGCCGCCGCCAGGGCCGTGCTGCGGCAATCGCTCGAGCACCTGGTGCGGGTCGAAGGCATGGCCGTCGTCTACGTGAGCCACGACCCGGGAGCCTTCACGGGGCTGGCCGACCGGGTGTTGGCGGTCGACGACGGTCAGCTCGTCGACGTCTCCGCCCCCGTCGCCCCGGCCGCCGTCCGCCACGCCGCCGCCACGTGA
- a CDS encoding metal ABC transporter substrate-binding protein: MPRLLLVLALALVSSVAAGCGGGDGSADDGSVSAVAAVYPLAWLAERVAPDAEVTLLTAGGAEAHDLDLTPSQRSAIETSDVVLYVGDIGYQPQVEEAVGAASGEVVALSDVAGDRVLRAAGDLHSDGEHAGEESGEHAGEESGEHGDEAIDAHMWFDAEIMAEVAERVGAAFAAADPSRAEMYRENAAGARDELMGVRGDLDDLLGGPCRLDEAVVSHQAYGYLLRPFGHTQHGVTGINPEAGASSAELAELVAEIRAQGIGHVLVEPVEGRSDAEVVAREAGVELLEVSPLDAVTDAEAGTAFPELLRQQARQFATALGCP; the protein is encoded by the coding sequence ATGCCACGCCTGCTTCTTGTCCTCGCCCTCGCCCTCGTCTCGTCCGTCGCTGCCGGCTGTGGAGGCGGAGACGGGTCCGCCGACGACGGTTCCGTCTCCGCGGTGGCCGCCGTCTACCCACTGGCATGGCTCGCGGAGCGCGTGGCGCCCGACGCCGAGGTCACACTGCTGACCGCGGGCGGAGCCGAGGCGCACGACCTCGACCTCACTCCGAGCCAGCGGTCGGCGATCGAGACGAGCGACGTGGTGCTCTACGTGGGCGACATCGGCTACCAGCCGCAGGTCGAGGAGGCGGTGGGAGCAGCGTCGGGGGAGGTGGTGGCACTGTCCGACGTGGCGGGTGATCGCGTGCTGCGGGCGGCCGGGGACTTGCACTCCGACGGCGAGCACGCCGGCGAGGAGAGCGGCGAGCACGCGGGCGAGGAGAGCGGCGAGCACGGCGACGAGGCGATCGACGCGCACATGTGGTTCGACGCCGAGATCATGGCCGAGGTGGCCGAGCGAGTGGGCGCCGCCTTCGCCGCCGCCGACCCGTCGAGAGCGGAGATGTACCGCGAGAACGCCGCCGGCGCCCGCGACGAGCTCATGGGCGTGCGCGGGGACCTGGACGACCTGCTGGGTGGACCGTGCAGGCTCGACGAGGCGGTGGTGAGCCACCAGGCGTACGGTTACCTCCTCCGGCCCTTCGGCCACACCCAGCACGGCGTCACCGGGATCAATCCGGAGGCGGGCGCCTCCAGCGCCGAGCTCGCCGAGCTGGTCGCCGAGATCAGGGCCCAGGGGATCGGCCATGTCCTGGTCGAGCCCGTCGAGGGGCGGAGCGACGCCGAGGTCGTGGCCAGGGAGGCGGGCGTCGAGCTGCTCGAGGTCTCTCCGCTCGACGCCGTCACCGACGCCGAGGCCGGCACCGCCTTCCCCGAGCTGCTCCGCCAGCAGGCCCGCCAGTTCGCCACCGCCCTCGGCTGCCCTTGA
- a CDS encoding class I SAM-dependent methyltransferase, giving the protein MSDFDAGEYGASGIADDYDALYADHWETDAAVDCLVELADGGPVLELGIGTGRLALPMVRRGLDVHGIDGSPEMVAKLREKPGGEQLRVVIGNFADAVAGEGFSLVVLAVNTIFALPDQDAQVACFQNAARHLRPGGRFVVEAWVPDVGGFRSNRLLRPRVIGPDVLSIEAAELDQADQLMRTTQAVFAGGRVRLYPATHRYAWPAELDLMGRLAGLRRESRWADWTRSPFTADSTAHVTVYRT; this is encoded by the coding sequence ATGAGCGACTTCGACGCCGGCGAGTACGGCGCCTCGGGCATCGCCGATGACTACGACGCGCTGTACGCCGACCACTGGGAGACCGACGCGGCGGTCGACTGCCTGGTGGAGCTGGCCGACGGCGGGCCCGTGCTCGAGCTCGGCATCGGTACCGGCCGGCTGGCCCTCCCGATGGTGCGCCGGGGGCTCGACGTCCACGGCATCGACGGATCGCCCGAGATGGTGGCGAAGCTCCGGGAGAAGCCCGGTGGCGAACAGCTCCGCGTCGTGATCGGCAACTTCGCCGACGCCGTGGCGGGGGAGGGGTTCTCGCTGGTCGTGCTGGCCGTGAACACGATCTTCGCGTTGCCCGACCAGGACGCCCAGGTGGCGTGCTTCCAGAACGCGGCCCGTCACCTCCGCCCCGGGGGCCGGTTCGTGGTCGAGGCGTGGGTCCCCGACGTCGGCGGGTTCAGGAGCAACCGCCTGCTGCGACCGCGGGTGATCGGGCCCGACGTCCTGTCCATCGAGGCGGCCGAGCTCGACCAGGCCGACCAGCTCATGCGCACCACCCAGGCGGTGTTCGCCGGCGGTCGGGTCCGGCTGTACCCGGCCACCCACCGCTACGCGTGGCCGGCCGAGCTGGACCTGATGGGCCGGCTGGCCGGGCTTCGCAGGGAGAGCCGGTGGGCGGACTGGACGCGTTCGCCCTTCACCGCCGACTCCACGGCCCACGTGACGGTGTACCGCACCTGA
- a CDS encoding alkaline phosphatase D family protein, producing the protein MTAGGGGPFRHGVASGDPLPDAVVLWTRVTVPEGDAVPVRWRVSRSSDGGGPAVAEGHATASAEDDFTVKVDVGGLEPATTYHYRFEVDGAASPVGRTRTAPSGQTAAVRLGVVSCANWAHGLFTAYRHLAEREVDLVVHLGDYVYESDEAWTELGRSHNPAARLRTLADYRARHAQYRTDPDLRRLHERHPLVAVWDDHDVAGNAWRDGAADHDPASDGPWPRRRAAATRAFLEWLPVRTPDRSRPGRIYRSFALGDLVRLIMLDTRLEGRDRPAADGERPVATVESRSRSLLGDGQRRWLRDELRAPAAWRVLGNQVMMAPLRLVTLPGPLRRFLPGTVAGGAGVNAGQWDGYPRERRNLFEFVERAGVSDIVVLTGDLHSSWASELTLDPTQPSRTVGVELVTPSITSRSFAEEVAPPLPGARALLRRVVRRQNPHVRFFDLERHGYLVVDVDHDRVRAEWWHVDGVTDPAAGETRAARWVVRRGDPLLVEESPADR; encoded by the coding sequence TTGACCGCCGGTGGAGGCGGCCCGTTCCGCCACGGGGTCGCCAGCGGCGACCCGCTCCCCGACGCGGTCGTGCTGTGGACCCGGGTGACGGTCCCCGAGGGCGACGCCGTCCCCGTGCGGTGGCGGGTCTCTCGCTCGTCCGACGGCGGGGGCCCCGCCGTGGCCGAAGGGCACGCGACTGCCTCGGCCGAGGACGACTTCACGGTGAAGGTCGACGTCGGTGGCCTCGAGCCGGCGACCACGTACCACTACCGGTTCGAGGTCGACGGCGCCGCGTCGCCCGTCGGGCGCACCCGGACGGCGCCGAGCGGGCAGACGGCGGCCGTGCGCCTGGGCGTCGTGTCGTGCGCCAACTGGGCGCACGGGCTGTTCACCGCCTACCGGCATCTGGCCGAGCGCGAGGTCGACCTCGTCGTGCACCTCGGGGACTACGTCTACGAGAGCGACGAGGCGTGGACGGAGCTCGGCCGGTCCCACAACCCTGCGGCGCGCCTGCGCACCCTCGCCGACTATCGGGCCCGCCACGCCCAGTACCGGACCGACCCCGACCTCCGGCGCCTGCACGAGCGCCATCCGCTGGTGGCGGTCTGGGACGACCACGACGTGGCCGGCAACGCCTGGCGCGACGGCGCCGCCGACCACGACCCGGCCTCGGACGGGCCGTGGCCCCGACGCCGGGCGGCCGCCACCCGGGCCTTCCTCGAGTGGCTCCCCGTCCGCACGCCGGACCGGTCGCGTCCCGGGCGCATCTACCGGAGCTTCGCCCTCGGCGACCTCGTCCGCCTGATCATGCTCGACACCCGCCTCGAGGGCCGCGATCGACCGGCGGCAGACGGCGAGCGCCCGGTGGCGACGGTCGAGTCCCGGAGCCGCTCGCTCCTGGGTGACGGCCAGCGCCGTTGGCTCCGCGACGAGCTGCGGGCGCCGGCGGCGTGGCGGGTCCTCGGCAACCAGGTGATGATGGCGCCGCTGCGCCTCGTCACCCTCCCGGGCCCGCTCCGCCGCTTCCTCCCCGGAACCGTCGCCGGCGGTGCCGGCGTCAACGCCGGCCAGTGGGACGGCTACCCACGCGAGCGCCGGAACCTCTTCGAGTTCGTCGAGCGCGCCGGGGTGAGCGACATCGTGGTGCTCACCGGCGACCTCCACTCGTCGTGGGCGTCGGAGCTGACCCTCGACCCGACGCAGCCGTCCCGGACCGTCGGCGTGGAGCTCGTCACGCCCAGCATCACGTCCCGGTCGTTCGCCGAGGAGGTGGCGCCGCCCCTTCCCGGTGCCCGGGCCCTCCTCCGCCGTGTCGTACGGCGCCAGAACCCGCACGTCCGCTTCTTCGACCTCGAACGCCACGGGTACCTGGTGGTCGACGTCGACCATGACCGGGTGCGGGCCGAGTGGTGGCACGTGGACGGGGTCACCGACCCGGCGGCAGGTGAGACCCGGGCCGCCCGGTGGGTGGTCCGCCGGGGGGATCCGCTGCTCGTCGAGGAGAGCCCGGCGGACAGGTGA
- a CDS encoding acetoacetate decarboxylase family protein yields MRRAVPAGRGGRRTAASGAAPVGSPARWRATCECVVGVAWSPQAVGVVPAPLVRVPGPVLVIGARYATSPVGPYVELAVVEPVRLGARPGSCATVMVVDTAASLDEGRARWSFPKQLGTLEWSPGGDGTARLRWPEGDVELSGRPIGPRAPVPLPTWCLQSGDAGVVATGAHVRGRARLASVRVDTGPGSPLAGLAGRHPGLCIGRGMLTMGSAHPLGRRRAGGLAGRPAERPRR; encoded by the coding sequence GTGCGTAGGGCGGTCCCCGCGGGCCGGGGCGGGAGGCGCACGGCGGCCTCCGGCGCCGCCCCGGTGGGCAGCCCGGCGCGGTGGCGGGCCACGTGCGAGTGCGTGGTGGGCGTCGCCTGGAGCCCCCAAGCGGTCGGCGTCGTGCCGGCACCGCTGGTGCGCGTTCCCGGACCGGTCCTGGTGATCGGTGCCCGCTACGCCACGTCGCCCGTCGGGCCGTACGTCGAGCTGGCCGTCGTCGAGCCGGTGCGCCTCGGTGCCCGGCCCGGCTCGTGCGCCACGGTGATGGTCGTCGACACGGCGGCGTCACTCGACGAGGGCCGGGCCCGGTGGAGCTTCCCCAAGCAGCTGGGGACGCTGGAGTGGTCGCCGGGCGGCGACGGCACCGCTCGCCTGCGGTGGCCCGAGGGCGACGTCGAGCTGAGCGGCCGGCCCATCGGCCCCCGAGCCCCGGTCCCGCTCCCGACGTGGTGCCTGCAGTCCGGCGACGCCGGCGTGGTGGCGACGGGCGCCCACGTGCGGGGCAGGGCGCGGCTCGCCTCCGTTCGAGTCGACACGGGCCCCGGGAGCCCTCTGGCCGGCCTGGCCGGGCGCCATCCCGGCCTGTGCATCGGTCGGGGCATGCTCACCATGGGGTCGGCCCACCCGCTCGGCCGGCGCCGCGCCGGCGGCCTCGCCGGTCGCCCCGCAGAGCGCCCGCGGCGTTGA
- a CDS encoding VWA domain-containing protein codes for MGRRFGYSRWDGTQTGFELDAEDVLSEITDDLLYHGDVSPALRRLLQQGFRDRAGERVAGLQELLERLRERRRELLESHDLGGAYDGIARELHEVVAADREAIDRLVEQARRSGDRRRQEVTEGAMAERRLRLDLLPPDLAGRVQALQQHEFTSPEAAERFEELVDRLRREVLQSRFNQMSEAMSSLTPEQVARMREMFSSLNDLLEMRAGGEDTTAAFDRFMHEFGDFFPGRPETLDELLAQMAAQMAAGQAMLNSMTPEQRAEIQALSDRLLGDMDLAWQVERLRSNLQSAFPDAGWERSWSFRGDDPLGLADGAAVVDQLGELDDLESLLSGAAAPGALADVDIERARDLLGPDAARDLERLAQLSRALEQAGLVEHREGRLELTPKGLRRIGHNALAELFAKLSRDRLGGHQVERAGGGGERSHETKPYEFGDPFDVNIERTVRNALARGGAGLPVRLSADDFEVERSETLTRTSTVLMLDLSLSMPMRDNFLAAKKVAVALHALISSKYPRDYLGIVGFSEVARELQPRQLPEVSWDFVFGTNLQHGLALARRMLASRPGTRQIILVTDGEPTAHVRPDGEVFFNYPPVRETVDATLAEVNRCTREGIRINTFMLDATRALTAFVEKLTELNRGRAFFTTPETLGDYVLVDFIEQRRAVRRRGA; via the coding sequence GACGGCACCCAGACCGGCTTCGAGCTCGACGCCGAGGACGTCCTGTCGGAGATCACCGACGACCTGCTGTACCACGGCGACGTGAGCCCGGCCCTGCGCCGGCTGCTCCAGCAGGGGTTCCGGGACCGGGCCGGCGAGCGGGTGGCCGGGCTCCAGGAGCTGCTCGAGCGGCTCCGGGAGCGGCGCCGCGAGCTGCTGGAGTCCCACGACCTGGGAGGCGCCTACGACGGAATCGCCCGGGAGCTGCACGAGGTGGTCGCCGCCGATCGCGAGGCGATCGACCGGCTGGTGGAGCAGGCCCGCCGGTCGGGAGACCGGCGCCGGCAGGAGGTGACCGAGGGCGCCATGGCGGAGCGGCGCCTGCGCCTCGACCTGCTCCCGCCCGACCTGGCCGGCCGCGTGCAGGCGCTCCAGCAGCACGAGTTCACGTCGCCCGAGGCGGCCGAGCGCTTCGAGGAGCTGGTGGACCGGCTCCGGCGCGAGGTCCTCCAGAGCCGGTTCAACCAGATGTCCGAGGCCATGTCGAGCCTCACCCCCGAGCAGGTCGCCCGCATGCGGGAGATGTTCTCGTCCCTGAACGACCTGCTCGAGATGCGGGCGGGGGGCGAGGACACCACGGCGGCGTTCGACCGCTTCATGCACGAGTTCGGCGACTTCTTCCCCGGCAGGCCGGAGACGCTCGACGAGCTGCTGGCCCAGATGGCCGCCCAGATGGCGGCCGGCCAGGCCATGCTCAACTCGATGACGCCCGAGCAGCGGGCTGAGATCCAGGCGCTGTCCGACCGGCTGCTGGGCGACATGGACCTGGCCTGGCAGGTCGAGCGCCTCAGGTCGAACCTGCAGTCCGCCTTCCCGGACGCCGGGTGGGAACGCTCCTGGTCGTTCCGTGGGGACGACCCCCTCGGTCTGGCGGACGGGGCCGCCGTGGTCGACCAGTTGGGCGAGCTGGACGACCTGGAGAGCCTGCTCAGCGGTGCGGCGGCGCCGGGCGCGCTGGCCGACGTGGACATCGAGCGGGCCCGGGACCTGCTCGGCCCCGACGCCGCGCGCGACCTCGAGCGGCTGGCCCAGCTGTCCCGTGCGCTGGAGCAGGCGGGGCTGGTGGAGCACCGCGAGGGGCGCCTGGAGCTCACTCCGAAGGGCCTGCGCAGGATCGGCCACAATGCCCTCGCAGAGCTGTTCGCCAAGCTTTCGCGCGATCGCCTCGGCGGCCACCAGGTCGAGCGGGCCGGCGGTGGGGGCGAGCGGTCCCACGAGACCAAGCCGTACGAGTTCGGCGACCCCTTCGACGTCAACATCGAGCGGACCGTCCGCAACGCATTGGCGCGTGGTGGCGCCGGCCTGCCGGTGCGCCTGTCGGCGGACGACTTCGAGGTCGAGCGCAGCGAGACGCTTACCCGCACGTCGACGGTGCTGATGCTCGACCTCTCGCTCTCGATGCCCATGCGGGACAACTTCCTGGCCGCCAAGAAGGTGGCCGTCGCCCTCCACGCCCTCATCTCGTCGAAGTACCCCCGCGACTACCTCGGCATCGTCGGCTTCAGCGAGGTCGCACGCGAGCTCCAGCCCCGACAGCTGCCCGAGGTGTCGTGGGACTTCGTGTTCGGCACCAACCTCCAGCACGGCCTCGCCCTCGCCCGGCGCATGCTCGCGTCGAGGCCGGGCACCCGCCAGATCATCCTGGTCACCGACGGCGAGCCCACCGCCCACGTCCGCCCCGACGGCGAGGTGTTCTTCAACTACCCACCGGTGCGGGAGACGGTCGATGCCACCCTGGCCGAGGTGAACCGCTGCACCCGTGAGGGCATTCGCATCAACACGTTCATGCTCGACGCCACCCGGGCGCTGACCGCGTTCGTGGAGAAGCTGACCGAGCTCAACCGGGGCCGGGCCTTCTTCACCACGCCCGAGACGCTGGGCGACTACGTGCTGGTCGACTTCATCGAGCAGCGCCGGGCCGTCCGCCGGCGGGGTGCGTAG